In the Deinococcus sp. YIM 134068 genome, one interval contains:
- a CDS encoding type I phosphomannose isomerase catalytic subunit: MVASPRAPLVLRPRLAQRVWGGRRLDPAAPQPIGEAWEVYEENEVEGGPHAGHTLAELSAAHPHELLGRRARGTRFPLLIKLLDCAEWLSVQVHPNDEQARELAGEGQLGKTEAWHILDAAPGAELIAGVRPGTEAGLLREAILGGRVMDHAHRHPVTTGDTVLMPAGTLHALGPGLFLYEVQQTSDLTYRVYDWDRPASAGRTLHLHESAIVTTTAQATLMTSEALQPGETRELTRCDYFVLERLTGGAPLTGDTRGESFHALTVTSGEARLTWAEGGVTLAPLRSVVIPAALGEYRLAGDFTALLSRLP, encoded by the coding sequence ATGGTTGCTTCCCCGCGTGCGCCCCTCGTCCTCCGGCCTCGGCTCGCGCAAAGGGTGTGGGGAGGGCGGCGGCTTGACCCGGCAGCGCCCCAGCCCATCGGGGAGGCGTGGGAGGTCTACGAGGAGAACGAGGTGGAGGGCGGTCCCCACGCCGGGCACACGCTCGCCGAACTCAGCGCCGCCCACCCTCACGAGTTGCTGGGACGCCGGGCACGGGGCACCCGCTTCCCGCTCCTGATCAAGCTGCTGGACTGCGCCGAGTGGCTGAGCGTGCAGGTCCACCCCAACGACGAGCAGGCGCGCGAGCTGGCGGGTGAGGGCCAGCTTGGCAAGACGGAGGCGTGGCATATCCTCGACGCGGCACCGGGGGCCGAACTCATCGCGGGGGTGAGGCCGGGGACGGAGGCGGGGCTGTTGCGCGAGGCCATCCTGGGCGGACGGGTGATGGACCACGCCCACCGCCACCCCGTCACGACGGGCGACACGGTGCTGATGCCCGCCGGGACGCTGCACGCGCTGGGACCGGGCCTCTTCCTGTACGAGGTGCAGCAGACCTCGGACCTGACCTACCGCGTCTACGACTGGGACCGCCCCGCCAGCGCCGGGCGTACCCTCCACCTCCACGAGAGCGCCATCGTCACGACGACCGCTCAGGCCACGTTGATGACGAGCGAAGCCCTCCAGCCGGGCGAGACGCGGGAACTCACCCGCTGCGACTACTTCGTTCTGGAACGCCTGACAGGAGGCGCACCGCTCACGGGCGACACGCGCGGCGAGAGCTTCCACGCCCTGACGGTGACAAGCGGGGAGGCGCGGCTGACGTGGGCGGAGGGCGGCGTCACGCTCGCTCCCCTCCGCTCGGTGGTCATTCCGGCGGCACTTGGGGAGTACAGGTTGGCGGGGGACTTCACGGCCCTCCTCTCCCGGCTGCCCTGA
- a CDS encoding S41 family peptidase produces MTASPRRRAASHLSVFLAAATVLTTGPLGKGAGAQVSPAQVNPAQVNPVAPSAVSPAQATFEQVNLLIQKEYGGLSTVDRVALGREYQARLDAVCAPTPTTCPAEKAYPVIEAELTALGDEHSFFQTPEDFRDFVASATGGNRRQFGVKLARLDGENRVVLEIVPQSAAEEAGLVRGDVLLTLDGQPYTFAGLREARIAGRTVALGVERAGQPLTVSLTSRDSSTRDLPRLSFAGPQGNVAVLRIPTFLSGGGIAQRVHELVAEARLRGAAGMIVDLRGNTGGSLSECDSSVSAFVPAFTRVARGANGEASTRVGRGARLEDGRSLGGVRSPQLWTGPLAVLVDEGSASCSEFFAYEVQYAGRAPIIGEATAGVGNTATRVFPVGEDAALQLTIINYAKPDGWPYPTQITPNVVLDQTENDVRLLTRGQDTLLNLGLHALATAPTLTQDQNRSLP; encoded by the coding sequence ATGACTGCTTCCCCACGCCGCCGCGCGGCCTCTCACCTGTCCGTGTTCCTCGCTGCCGCAACCGTGCTGACGACCGGACCGCTGGGGAAGGGTGCCGGAGCGCAGGTCAGCCCGGCGCAGGTCAACCCGGCACAGGTCAACCCCGTCGCCCCGTCCGCCGTCTCGCCCGCCCAGGCGACCTTCGAGCAGGTCAACCTGCTCATCCAGAAGGAATACGGCGGCCTGTCTACCGTGGACCGGGTGGCGCTGGGGCGCGAGTATCAGGCCCGGCTCGACGCCGTGTGTGCTCCAACGCCGACGACCTGCCCTGCCGAGAAGGCGTATCCGGTCATTGAGGCCGAACTCACCGCCCTCGGCGACGAGCACAGCTTCTTCCAGACGCCGGAGGACTTCCGCGACTTCGTGGCGAGCGCGACGGGCGGCAACCGGCGGCAGTTCGGGGTCAAGCTCGCCCGCCTGGATGGCGAGAACCGGGTGGTGCTGGAGATCGTGCCCCAGAGTGCCGCCGAGGAGGCGGGGCTGGTGCGTGGCGACGTGCTGCTCACCCTCGACGGCCAGCCGTACACCTTCGCCGGGCTGCGCGAGGCGCGGATCGCGGGCCGCACGGTCGCGTTGGGGGTCGAGCGGGCGGGCCAGCCGCTCACCGTCTCCCTCACGTCGCGCGACAGCTCCACCCGCGACCTGCCCCGGCTGAGCTTCGCGGGGCCGCAGGGGAACGTGGCGGTCCTGCGGATTCCCACCTTCCTGTCGGGCGGCGGCATCGCCCAGCGCGTTCACGAACTCGTGGCCGAGGCGCGGCTGCGCGGCGCGGCAGGCATGATCGTGGACCTGCGCGGCAACACGGGCGGCAGCCTCTCCGAGTGCGACAGCTCGGTGAGCGCCTTCGTGCCCGCCTTCACGCGCGTCGCGCGGGGCGCAAACGGGGAAGCCTCCACCCGCGTGGGCCGGGGTGCCCGGCTGGAGGATGGCCGCAGCCTCGGCGGGGTCCGCAGTCCCCAGCTCTGGACCGGGCCGCTCGCCGTCCTCGTGGACGAGGGCAGCGCGTCGTGCAGCGAGTTCTTCGCCTACGAGGTTCAGTACGCCGGACGCGCCCCCATCATCGGCGAGGCGACGGCGGGCGTAGGCAACACGGCCACGCGCGTCTTCCCGGTGGGCGAGGACGCCGCCCTCCAGCTCACCATCATCAACTACGCCAAGCCCGACGGTTGGCCCTACCCCACCCAGATCACGCCCAACGTAGTCCTCGACCAGACCGAGAACGACGTGCGGCTGCTCACGCGCGGCCAGGACACCCTCCTCAACCTCGGCCTTCACGCCCTCGCCACCGCCCCGACGTTGACGCAGGACCAGAACCGCTCGTTGCCTTGA
- a CDS encoding metallophosphoesterase family protein, producing MIRLAVLADLHANLEATRAVHADVQRRGITDIWVLGDLVGKGPRPREVVEWTQAHASRVIQGNWDARVAGATHRPQDLWPRSQLTPGQLQYLSSLPYGIEEQFGGAWWRFVHASSKGLFHRLYPHSSLAEQLDAFAPNPQFGLLQHADALVYADVHETLMLDVEGRPLINTGSVGNPLDSTLPSYLILEFDPNGPAHTAAFVRLTYDRAAEIAVAEASGMPFTREYIAELLTGAYQKRRARTGE from the coding sequence ATGATCCGTCTCGCCGTCCTCGCCGACCTGCACGCCAACCTGGAGGCGACGCGGGCGGTCCACGCGGACGTTCAGAGGCGCGGCATCACCGACATCTGGGTCCTCGGCGACCTCGTGGGCAAGGGGCCGCGCCCCCGCGAGGTGGTGGAATGGACGCAGGCGCACGCCTCGCGCGTTATCCAGGGCAATTGGGACGCCCGCGTGGCCGGGGCCACCCACCGCCCGCAGGACCTCTGGCCGCGCAGCCAACTCACGCCGGGGCAGCTTCAGTACCTGTCCTCCCTTCCCTACGGCATCGAGGAGCAATTCGGCGGCGCGTGGTGGCGCTTCGTTCATGCGAGCAGCAAAGGCCTCTTCCACCGCCTGTACCCGCATTCCAGCCTCGCCGAGCAGCTCGACGCCTTCGCGCCCAACCCGCAGTTCGGCCTCCTCCAGCACGCCGATGCCCTGGTCTATGCCGACGTTCACGAGACCCTGATGCTGGACGTGGAGGGCCGTCCCCTCATCAACACGGGGTCGGTGGGCAATCCGCTCGACAGCACGCTCCCCAGTTACCTGATTCTGGAGTTCGACCCGAACGGCCCCGCCCACACCGCTGCCTTTGTCCGGCTCACCTACGACCGCGCGGCGGAAATTGCCGTGGCTGAGGCGAGCGGGATGCCCTTCACGCGCGAGTACATCGCGGAATTGCTGACGGGGGCGTATCAGAAACGGCGGGCGCGGACGGGGGAATGA
- a CDS encoding DR2241 family protein → MKSADASQPRTLPPSVCEDTLQGDLCRTGDGGTRDNRAPRAALDCTHMRSLVLIGHGSHLNGESAGAVYRYAELLRGRGLFDEVVEGYWKEEPSLRQVLRTTASTDVTVIPMFISEGYFTETVIPRELGLGHQGPVPPEGVARVLGGRTVRYTLPYGVHPGMGDVILTRAREALPDLSAEDTALIVLGHGTTRNENSNRVIYGNADRLREAGHFAEVHALFLDEEPKVGTWPEKVRAPRVVVVPFFASEGWHTLETIPEDMGLTGEITEFPDNPHGPQTVYYAKPVGTHSAVADVVLHLAEEAHGASERGGDVERGHAAAWGAFLGLARRGTRLGEALITPQAGMFELRHALDEGCPADDLTTVVTPEGLRDLTRRDEGGHHRPVHTLRNLPRGWRAVLSEEDLPRGVHTLYPAVVEEGYAQHCHTLRATPWPTTARRQTGIYAKVSRATPEQVENVAKDVCSGCLKTRLWAGERLPRTFFSGVPGAIPCAEACTYFIAEVREEVSGRRGQSGHGHED, encoded by the coding sequence ATGAAGAGTGCGGACGCCTCCCAACCTCGCACCCTTCCCCCCAGCGTGTGTGAGGACACACTTCAGGGCGATTTATGCCGGACCGGAGACGGAGGGACGCGGGACAATCGCGCGCCCCGAGCGGCGTTAGATTGCACTCATATGCGTTCTCTCGTGCTGATCGGTCACGGCTCCCACCTGAACGGCGAGTCGGCGGGTGCGGTCTACCGTTACGCGGAGCTGCTGCGCGGGCGCGGCCTGTTCGACGAGGTGGTGGAGGGCTACTGGAAGGAGGAACCGTCGCTGCGGCAGGTGCTGAGGACGACCGCCAGCACCGACGTGACGGTCATCCCCATGTTCATCTCCGAGGGCTACTTCACCGAGACGGTGATCCCGCGCGAACTCGGCCTCGGCCATCAGGGACCGGTGCCGCCGGAGGGCGTGGCACGTGTGCTCGGTGGGCGGACGGTGCGCTACACGCTGCCCTACGGCGTCCACCCCGGCATGGGCGACGTGATCCTGACGCGGGCGCGCGAGGCATTGCCCGACCTCAGCGCCGAGGACACGGCCCTCATCGTGCTGGGGCACGGCACCACCCGCAACGAGAACTCCAACCGGGTGATTTACGGCAACGCCGACCGCCTGCGTGAGGCGGGTCACTTCGCGGAGGTCCACGCCCTCTTCCTCGACGAGGAGCCGAAGGTGGGCACCTGGCCGGAAAAGGTGCGCGCTCCCCGCGTGGTCGTCGTGCCCTTCTTCGCCTCCGAGGGCTGGCACACGCTGGAGACGATTCCCGAGGACATGGGCCTGACGGGGGAAATTACCGAGTTTCCTGACAACCCGCATGGGCCGCAGACGGTGTACTACGCCAAGCCGGTCGGGACCCATTCCGCCGTGGCCGACGTGGTGCTGCACCTCGCGGAGGAGGCACACGGCGCGTCGGAGCGCGGGGGGGACGTGGAGCGCGGACACGCGGCGGCGTGGGGAGCCTTCCTGGGGCTGGCCCGCCGGGGCACCCGCCTGGGCGAGGCGCTCATCACTCCCCAAGCGGGCATGTTCGAGCTGAGGCACGCGCTGGACGAGGGCTGCCCCGCCGACGACCTGACCACCGTCGTCACGCCCGAGGGCCTGCGCGACCTCACCCGCCGCGACGAGGGCGGACACCACCGCCCCGTCCACACCCTCCGCAATCTGCCGCGCGGCTGGCGGGCGGTGCTGTCGGAGGAGGACCTGCCGCGCGGCGTCCACACTCTCTATCCCGCCGTCGTGGAGGAGGGGTACGCCCAGCACTGCCACACTCTGCGCGCTACCCCGTGGCCGACGACCGCCCGCCGCCAGACCGGCATCTACGCGAAGGTGAGCCGCGCCACCCCCGAGCAGGTGGAGAACGTGGCGAAGGATGTCTGTAGCGGCTGCCTCAAGACGCGGCTGTGGGCCGGGGAGCGGCTGCCCCGCACCTTCTTCTCGGGCGTGCCGGGGGCCATCCCCTGCGCCGAGGCCTGCACCTACTTCATCGCCGAGGTGCGCGAGGAGGTCAGCGGGAGGCGCGGGCAATCGGGGCACGGGCACGAGGACTGA
- a CDS encoding crossover junction endodeoxyribonuclease RuvC yields MIVLGVDPGLANLGLGLVEGDIRKARHLHHVCLTTESAWVMPRRLQYIHEEVSRLLAEYQPQAVAIENQILRRQADVAFKVGQAFGVVQLACAQAGVPIHAYGPMQVKRSLVGTGRADKEQVIYMVRASLGLGELFNNHAADALALALTHLAHQPMLAAASRSRPRLART; encoded by the coding sequence ATGATTGTGCTCGGCGTGGACCCCGGCCTGGCGAACCTCGGCCTGGGCCTCGTCGAGGGGGACATCCGCAAGGCCCGGCACCTCCATCACGTCTGCCTCACCACCGAGAGCGCGTGGGTGATGCCCCGCCGCCTCCAATACATCCACGAGGAAGTGTCGCGCCTGCTCGCCGAGTACCAGCCGCAGGCGGTCGCCATCGAGAACCAGATTCTGCGGCGGCAAGCGGACGTGGCCTTCAAGGTCGGGCAGGCGTTCGGCGTGGTGCAGCTCGCGTGCGCGCAGGCGGGCGTGCCCATTCACGCCTACGGCCCCATGCAGGTCAAACGCTCGCTCGTGGGCACGGGCCGTGCGGACAAGGAACAGGTCATCTATATGGTCAGGGCGTCCCTCGGCCTCGGCGAGCTGTTCAACAACCACGCCGCCGACGCGCTCGCCCTCGCGCTGACCCACCTCGCGCACCAGCCCATGCTGGCCGCCGCCTCGCGCTCCCGCCCCCGGCTCGCGCGCACGTAG
- a CDS encoding M20/M25/M40 family metallo-hydrolase: protein MPLSYLARIAQTPAPTFEEEERADLMARLWEGLGYHTERDEVGNVLTRITPPGTQGRPALLLAAHLDTVFARGTDVTVREERGRLVGPGVGDNSASLSVVTALLRDLRGHEGQLQRPLWVAANVGEEGLGDLRGAKHLLARHRPSLGAFIAVDGYLGVAVTRAVGVRRYRAVFQGPGGHSWGDQAPSALHALGVAISALYALHRPLSPRTTLNVGLASGGTSVNSIAGSAELLLDLRSLDPQALADLDARAQAALHAAAREVGVSLHLERVGDRPGGDLGAEPLLDLARDAALEHRADLRLASSSTDANAAVPHALPAIAVGVYRGGNAHREDEWVQASSLAPGLRFLRRVVDLYQRRPVA, encoded by the coding sequence ATGCCCCTCTCGTACCTCGCGCGCATCGCGCAGACGCCCGCCCCGACCTTCGAGGAGGAGGAGAGGGCGGACCTCATGGCGCGGCTGTGGGAGGGCCTCGGCTACCACACCGAGCGCGACGAGGTGGGCAACGTCCTCACCCGCATCACCCCGCCCGGCACCCAGGGGCGGCCCGCCCTGCTCCTCGCCGCGCACCTCGACACGGTGTTCGCGCGGGGCACGGACGTGACGGTGCGTGAGGAACGCGGGCGGCTCGTCGGCCCCGGCGTGGGAGACAACAGCGCCAGCCTCTCGGTCGTAACGGCGCTGCTGCGCGACCTGCGCGGCCACGAGGGACAGCTTCAGCGCCCGCTGTGGGTCGCCGCCAACGTGGGCGAGGAGGGGCTGGGCGACCTGCGCGGGGCCAAGCACCTTCTCGCCCGGCACCGCCCCAGCCTCGGGGCCTTCATCGCGGTGGACGGGTATCTGGGCGTGGCGGTGACGCGGGCGGTGGGGGTACGGCGCTACCGGGCGGTCTTTCAGGGACCGGGTGGGCACTCGTGGGGCGATCAGGCCCCGAGCGCCCTGCACGCGCTGGGGGTGGCGATCAGCGCCCTGTACGCCCTGCACCGCCCGCTCTCGCCCCGCACGACCCTCAACGTGGGCCTCGCCTCGGGCGGCACGAGCGTCAACTCCATCGCGGGCAGCGCCGAACTTCTCCTCGACCTGCGCTCGCTCGACCCGCAGGCCCTCGCCGACCTCGACGCGCGGGCGCAGGCGGCCCTGCACGCGGCGGCCCGTGAGGTGGGGGTCAGCCTCCATCTGGAACGGGTGGGCGACCGCCCCGGCGGAGACCTCGGGGCCGAGCCGCTGCTCGACCTTGCCCGCGACGCCGCCCTCGAACACCGCGCCGACCTCCGCCTCGCGTCCAGCAGCACGGACGCCAATGCCGCCGTTCCCCACGCGCTGCCCGCCATCGCCGTCGGCGTCTACCGGGGCGGCAACGCCCACCGCGAGGACGAGTGGGTTCAGGCGAGCAGCCTCGCGCCCGGCCTGCGCTTTCTGCGCCGTGTGGTGGACCTGTATCAGCGGCGTCCGGTGGCGTAG
- a CDS encoding PrsW family intramembrane metalloprotease encodes MALALPLAASVVLTFGWLWFFVRRDRHPEPPWLLARTFGWGMVAWAVSAAFEASFQRLGVAAFVLLLAAVVEEATKFLAASTVVTERAFDEPMDGLVYAVTAALGFALMENVTYTLGFGTHAATWHALLTTLAHALFSAPQGYSLGSRHLRGGEYASHWWRSRGLLLSVALHFVFNGLVTGGAGWPQLAVLGVVVVLMVVLTRRYYLHFEEHARTNPRPPQ; translated from the coding sequence GTGGCCCTCGCTCTTCCGCTCGCCGCGTCCGTGGTGCTGACGTTCGGATGGCTGTGGTTCTTCGTGCGCCGCGACCGTCACCCCGAGCCGCCGTGGCTCCTCGCCCGGACCTTCGGCTGGGGCATGGTGGCGTGGGCCGTCTCCGCCGCCTTCGAGGCCAGCTTTCAGCGGCTGGGCGTGGCCGCCTTTGTCCTGCTCCTTGCGGCGGTGGTGGAGGAGGCCACCAAGTTCCTCGCGGCGAGCACCGTCGTCACCGAGCGGGCCTTCGACGAGCCGATGGACGGCCTCGTGTACGCCGTGACCGCTGCGCTGGGCTTCGCCCTGATGGAGAACGTCACCTACACCCTGGGCTTCGGCACCCACGCCGCCACCTGGCACGCCCTGCTCACCACGCTCGCCCACGCCCTGTTCAGCGCCCCGCAGGGCTATTCCCTCGGGAGCCGTCACCTGCGCGGCGGCGAGTACGCGAGCCACTGGTGGCGCTCGCGCGGGCTGCTCCTGAGCGTGGCGCTGCACTTCGTCTTCAACGGCCTCGTGACCGGGGGGGCGGGCTGGCCGCAACTCGCCGTGCTGGGCGTGGTCGTCGTTCTGATGGTCGTCCTGACACGGCGGTATTATCTGCATTTCGAGGAACACGCCCGCACCAATCCGCGTCCGCCCCAGTGA
- a CDS encoding VC0807 family protein yields MTVPQSPRPVTTPRSGVPKTVWDLVFTLIIPILILSPNILGSGISVAELLGGGTGGNIRAYVVAALIPVVYVLVDLFVNRNVSPVAIIGGAGAIFSGALAFWYVDGFWYAIKDSARSYLTGILFLISAATSVPLFRVFLDAASIGEKPEDRAATQQAMRDPQVHRALALGTVAFAVVDLVGGVVNSIVNYGRVTARFGTDTFNAQVAEVNAIMRIPALVISLVGVGLALWLVQGAVRRRYGDGASLFEPAKLAARMRERGEIGA; encoded by the coding sequence ATGACCGTCCCGCAGTCCCCCCGTCCCGTCACCACTCCCCGCTCCGGGGTGCCCAAGACCGTCTGGGACCTCGTGTTCACCCTGATCATCCCCATCCTGATCCTGAGTCCGAACATCCTGGGCAGCGGCATCAGCGTGGCGGAGTTGCTGGGCGGCGGCACGGGCGGGAACATCCGGGCCTACGTGGTCGCGGCGCTCATCCCGGTCGTGTACGTGCTCGTGGACCTGTTCGTGAACCGCAACGTCAGCCCGGTGGCGATCATCGGCGGGGCGGGGGCGATCTTTTCGGGGGCGCTCGCCTTCTGGTACGTGGACGGCTTCTGGTACGCGATCAAGGACAGCGCCCGCTCGTACCTGACGGGCATTCTCTTCCTCATCAGCGCGGCGACGAGCGTGCCCCTCTTCCGCGTCTTCCTCGACGCCGCCTCCATCGGTGAGAAGCCGGAGGACCGCGCCGCCACGCAACAGGCCATGCGCGACCCGCAGGTTCACCGTGCCCTCGCCCTCGGTACCGTCGCCTTCGCGGTCGTGGACCTCGTGGGCGGTGTGGTGAACAGCATCGTCAACTACGGGCGGGTGACGGCCCGTTTCGGCACCGACACCTTCAACGCGCAGGTGGCCGAGGTGAACGCCATCATGCGGATTCCCGCCCTCGTCATCAGCCTCGTCGGCGTGGGCCTCGCGCTGTGGCTCGTGCAGGGCGCGGTGCGGCGCCGCTACGGGGACGGCGCGAGCCTCTTCGAGCCAGCCAAGCTGGCGGCGCGGATGCGGGAGCGGGGAGAAATTGGCGCATAA
- a CDS encoding HesB/IscA family protein: MTATLASDTHDSAPEGTLSISEYGAQKALAILAQSGKENAGVRVFIKSGGCSGYQYGMAIDDRELDGDTIVFDRGVKLVVDRMSFPLLRGSEVDFVENMMGGGFTVHNPNATSSCGCGHSFRTDGSQSPDGQGSGGCGTH, from the coding sequence ATGACGGCGACTCTGGCTTCGGACACCCACGACAGCGCCCCCGAGGGCACCCTGAGCATCAGCGAGTACGGCGCGCAGAAGGCCCTTGCCATCCTCGCGCAGAGCGGCAAGGAGAACGCGGGCGTGCGCGTGTTCATCAAGAGCGGCGGGTGCAGCGGCTACCAGTACGGCATGGCGATCGACGACCGCGAGCTGGACGGCGACACCATCGTCTTCGACCGGGGCGTGAAGCTCGTCGTGGACCGCATGAGCTTCCCGCTGCTGCGCGGCAGCGAGGTGGACTTCGTGGAGAACATGATGGGGGGCGGCTTCACCGTCCACAACCCCAATGCCACGAGTTCCTGCGGCTGCGGCCACTCCTTCCGCACGGACGGCTCCCAGTCCCCCGACGGGCAGGGCAGCGGTGGCTGCGGCACGCACTAG
- a CDS encoding molybdenum cofactor biosynthesis protein MoaE, translating into MRVMVVFFARLQREAGLETATLDVAEGATVRDLATRVEAQHGLSLRGCMAAVNEVYATPDQTLRPDDEVAFLPPVAGGTDDETRCEVVDQPLLLSEADAFLVRPEHGAQAYFVGTVRSPNKGKRVDSIEYEGFAPMAERVMREAAKQARQRWGEMRVVVQHRVGRLLPGEASILIGVASPHRRAALEACDFLIEHLKVHLPVWKHEADEDGEHWVDGQTGHPTL; encoded by the coding sequence ATGCGGGTCATGGTGGTGTTTTTTGCGCGTCTGCAACGGGAAGCCGGGCTGGAGACGGCCACGCTCGACGTGGCGGAGGGCGCGACGGTTCGGGACCTGGCAACGCGGGTGGAGGCGCAACATGGCCTGAGCCTGCGCGGATGCATGGCGGCGGTCAACGAGGTGTACGCGACGCCGGACCAGACGCTAAGGCCCGACGACGAGGTGGCCTTCCTTCCGCCGGTGGCGGGCGGCACGGACGACGAAACCCGGTGTGAGGTGGTGGACCAGCCCCTTCTCCTCTCCGAGGCCGACGCTTTCCTCGTCCGGCCCGAGCACGGCGCGCAGGCGTACTTCGTGGGCACGGTACGCTCTCCCAACAAGGGCAAGCGGGTGGATTCCATCGAGTACGAAGGGTTCGCGCCGATGGCCGAGCGAGTGATGCGGGAGGCGGCCAAGCAGGCCCGCCAGCGCTGGGGTGAGATGCGGGTCGTCGTCCAACACAGGGTGGGCCGCCTGCTTCCGGGGGAGGCGAGCATCCTGATCGGCGTGGCGAGTCCGCATCGGCGTGCGGCACTGGAGGCGTGCGACTTCCTGATCGAACACCTCAAAGTCCACCTTCCCGTCTGGAAGCATGAGGCCGACGAGGACGGCGAGCATTGGGTGGACGGTCAGACGGGCCATCCCACGTTGTAG
- a CDS encoding DdrH translates to MTNPYAEWFEQLRAEYGEQLSQMPLPDGLPEHLRTLIQTRDEEAIQFMIKLAWQFGAQVGYAAGAKREDAGVTVTRPSRVQA, encoded by the coding sequence ATGACGAATCCCTACGCCGAGTGGTTCGAGCAGCTCCGCGCGGAGTACGGCGAGCAGCTCAGTCAGATGCCGCTGCCCGACGGCCTGCCCGAACACCTGCGGACCCTGATTCAGACGCGCGACGAGGAGGCCATCCAGTTCATGATCAAGCTGGCGTGGCAGTTCGGTGCCCAGGTGGGCTACGCCGCCGGGGCCAAGCGCGAGGATGCGGGCGTCACCGTGACCCGCCCCAGCCGCGTCCAGGCCTGA
- a CDS encoding IS982 family transposase has translation MGRPDLSLLPLPEAFRLLAQWLMPHMPPKLIHPHEKISDAELVAVAVLQRLHKVPYFNRWWRLVKLNHFPQFPSEVQARVRLKRLTPVIEGVCVEVQALDFVVVDSEPLPVCTFKRAPRCKFRGAGHGFSTSGPVYGFKLHAWTMLNGRIAKYEIHPANEHDFSVGCVMNRDWPAYSGPKQIGDKGYQSGTYLTPPKKNAKRPDPRWKKEYGVARKIIESTFSVLVGSGLRWGQVKTLESLRLKVALVVLAHNLKFLTLAP, from the coding sequence ATGGGCCGTCCCGACCTCAGTTTACTCCCACTCCCCGAGGCTTTTCGACTCCTGGCCCAGTGGCTGATGCCCCACATGCCGCCCAAACTGATCCACCCGCACGAGAAGATCAGCGACGCCGAACTGGTGGCGGTTGCGGTGCTCCAGCGGCTCCACAAAGTGCCGTACTTCAATCGGTGGTGGCGGTTGGTGAAGCTCAACCACTTCCCCCAGTTCCCATCGGAGGTGCAGGCCCGAGTGCGCCTGAAGAGGCTGACCCCGGTGATCGAGGGCGTCTGTGTCGAAGTCCAGGCACTGGACTTCGTGGTCGTGGACTCCGAACCCCTCCCGGTTTGTACCTTCAAACGCGCTCCCCGCTGCAAGTTTCGGGGGGCTGGACACGGGTTCAGCACCTCCGGCCCAGTTTACGGATTCAAGCTCCATGCCTGGACGATGCTCAACGGCAGGATTGCCAAATACGAGATTCACCCGGCGAACGAGCATGACTTCTCGGTCGGGTGTGTGATGAACCGGGACTGGCCCGCTTACAGCGGACCCAAGCAGATTGGGGATAAAGGCTACCAGTCGGGCACTTACCTGACGCCGCCCAAGAAGAATGCCAAACGACCTGACCCACGCTGGAAAAAAGAGTACGGGGTCGCCCGCAAGATCATCGAGTCCACGTTCTCGGTCCTCGTCGGTTCCGGGCTGCGTTGGGGGCAGGTCAAAACGCTGGAGAGTTTGCGACTCAAAGTGGCCCTCGTCGTCCTGGCGCACAACCTCAAGTTCCTCACCCTCGCTCCCTAA